A part of Candidatus Brocadia sp. genomic DNA contains:
- a CDS encoding RNA-directed DNA polymerase, which yields MPLDNNSIEWALSHLSTLGDSDLFPKPAELEPLSAQIDELKALLTSREVSQFAPNPARRFMVPKDEFSFRRATQLNIFDSVILTAIMHQYGAGLENRRHSVDEKIVFSYRYDPQPGFWLYSRDYDWTPFWKQCYEKSKNYSHALVLDISDFYNQIYHHTIENQLVESGFPNPAIKWIMNLLESLTANVSRGIPVGPHAAHLLAEASLIPFDNSLKSHGIDYVRFVDDIVVFDNGELNCRKRLYQITDILDKQQRLILNKSKTLLLTQKEIQKLCSERIEDRPINDLEKQLLGIIRKYSKGNPYQIVLLSEVSKEDLAQFRTEIIESILQEYLDTRPIDFIRFRWFMRRLTQIGHPGAVHYCLNHLELLTPALSDVCHYLLAASQNQNNEIPSVGKELVLALDNEIIRTNEYFQICILSLFTRNAAYNHFPNLLERYANGSSFIKREVILAARCAHNSDWLRELKESFLGFESWTSTAYLVAAKSLPEEERRFFINKLPKGNEYIELIKKWTKSKA from the coding sequence ATGCCATTAGATAATAATTCAATAGAGTGGGCATTGTCCCACTTATCAACTCTTGGTGATTCAGATTTATTTCCAAAACCAGCTGAGCTTGAGCCTTTATCGGCTCAAATAGATGAACTTAAAGCTCTATTGACCTCACGAGAGGTTTCACAGTTTGCGCCAAACCCTGCGAGAAGATTCATGGTACCAAAAGATGAGTTTTCGTTCAGGCGAGCAACACAACTAAATATCTTCGATTCTGTAATACTTACTGCAATCATGCATCAGTATGGGGCAGGCTTAGAAAATAGGCGCCATAGTGTAGATGAAAAAATCGTATTTTCATATCGGTATGACCCGCAACCAGGATTTTGGTTATATAGCAGAGATTATGATTGGACTCCTTTCTGGAAACAATGCTACGAAAAGAGTAAAAACTATTCGCATGCGCTTGTTCTGGATATTTCCGATTTTTATAACCAAATATATCACCATACTATCGAAAATCAGCTTGTAGAATCTGGATTCCCAAATCCCGCAATCAAGTGGATTATGAATCTACTTGAATCATTAACAGCTAATGTATCTCGCGGTATTCCTGTAGGCCCTCATGCAGCACATCTTCTTGCGGAAGCCAGTTTAATTCCATTTGATAATAGCTTAAAAAGTCATGGTATTGATTACGTCCGTTTTGTTGATGACATCGTCGTATTTGATAATGGCGAGTTAAATTGTCGTAAACGATTATATCAGATAACCGACATTCTGGATAAACAACAAAGGCTTATTTTAAATAAATCAAAGACGTTATTGCTTACCCAAAAAGAAATTCAAAAATTATGTTCAGAAAGAATAGAGGATCGCCCAATAAATGATTTAGAAAAACAACTGCTTGGAATCATAAGGAAATACTCGAAGGGCAACCCCTATCAAATTGTTTTATTAAGCGAAGTGTCAAAGGAGGATCTTGCCCAATTTCGTACTGAAATTATTGAATCGATACTTCAAGAGTATCTTGATACCCGACCTATAGATTTCATCAGGTTCCGTTGGTTCATGCGTAGACTAACACAAATTGGGCATCCGGGTGCTGTTCATTACTGTTTGAATCATTTAGAATTATTAACACCCGCCCTATCTGATGTATGTCACTATCTCCTTGCCGCATCTCAAAATCAAAATAATGAAATTCCATCGGTAGGCAAAGAATTAGTCCTTGCGCTGGATAATGAAATAATCAGGACAAACGAATATTTCCAGATTTGTATTTTATCTTTATTTACCCGTAATGCCGCCTATAATCATTTCCCAAATTTATTAGAACGTTATGCCAATGGATCTTCATTTATCAAACGTGAAGTTATTCTTGCAGCACGATGCGCTCATAACAGTGATTGGCTTCGGGAACTGAAAGAATCATTTTTAGGTTTTGAAAGTTGGACTTCGACAGCTTACCTTGTCGCTGCAAAATCGCTTCCCGAGGAAGAAAGAAGATTCTTTATCAATAAGTTACCTAAAGGAAACGAATATATAGAACTTATAAAGAAGTGGACAAAATCAAAAGCGTAG
- a CDS encoding NERD domain-containing protein, producing MDKIKSVAEQINSADAKSRAADLTVSLNKAGRRIQVFSSFKGWLGEKATQFGMWLKLDAKTYRRFHNLIVSTRNGTTQIDHVLLSRFGIFVIESKNYNGWIFGSENQKSWSQVLYGTKHTFQNPLHQNYRHTKTLAEQLKVDPSKVHSVVFFIGDAELKTNLPPNVMTSGLSDYIKQFDRVVFSDVELTQLEQQLSRLHDASLSTKEHVSNLKERYSSNTTCPKCGSPLVKRIAKRGPQAGDEFLGCSGFPNCKYIKKG from the coding sequence GTGGACAAAATCAAAAGCGTAGCCGAACAAATAAATTCAGCGGATGCAAAAAGTCGTGCCGCTGATTTAACCGTTAGCCTCAACAAAGCAGGAAGAAGAATACAGGTGTTCAGTAGTTTCAAAGGATGGTTGGGAGAGAAAGCTACGCAGTTCGGCATGTGGCTGAAACTCGATGCCAAGACCTACAGGCGCTTTCACAATCTCATCGTGAGCACCCGAAATGGAACGACACAGATTGATCATGTCCTTCTGTCTCGGTTTGGAATATTCGTGATTGAGTCAAAGAATTACAACGGGTGGATCTTTGGTAGTGAAAATCAAAAGTCCTGGAGTCAAGTCTTGTATGGGACAAAGCATACATTCCAAAATCCATTGCATCAAAACTATAGGCACACTAAGACATTAGCCGAACAGCTAAAGGTTGACCCCAGTAAGGTTCATTCGGTTGTGTTCTTCATTGGTGATGCGGAGCTAAAAACTAATCTGCCCCCCAATGTCATGACGTCGGGACTCTCTGATTACATCAAGCAATTTGATCGTGTGGTCTTTTCGGATGTTGAGCTGACCCAGCTTGAACAGCAACTGTCAAGGCTCCACGATGCTTCACTGTCAACAAAAGAGCATGTCTCTAATCTCAAAGAGAGGTATTCGAGTAATACAACGTGTCCAAAGTGTGGCAGTCCACTCGTCAAGCGAATAGCAAAGCGAGGACCACAAGCAGGAGACGAGTTTCTAGGTTGTTCCGGTTTTCCAAACTGCAAGTACATCAAGAAAGGATAG
- the cooS gene encoding anaerobic carbon-monoxide dehydrogenase catalytic subunit, which yields MQKWLKKEKELRKKGFADKQIEETVSFLRQKGIETVWDVQAAYDAGLFGLKDRCSFGSHGLCCRNCHLGPCRLDGEEIPLHMKFAAPDTKRSSCGKTADGMVAGMLLQTVVSGTSAHLGHAIHTAKTFVKAAEGSVNYPIKDEEKLRTVAKGLGINIQGKQSLEIAKEVGRKAIEDLIGPGEGPMNFALALAPKKIDRLVKADLIPQKGAAETIVQGVHSTVQGMMSSTYHLLMSCLKFGVIDMMSLYISTQLQDILFGVPTPKESKIGMDVLDREKVNILVHGHVPVLSEMVVACAHKLEGKAREAGAGGINVVGICCTGNEILVRHGIPMAGSTIMQELVVGTGLVDAVCVDVQCVYPSLSTITKGLHTRLITTMPELRMDNDIYIEFTPDNADKAAIQIVEEAIAAFKARKSERAFLPKSKGHDLLSGFSAEALMGVLEKLNPEKPLKPLVDLIVNGSIQGVAVLAGCLSPKIQTDMSFVTIAKELLKNNVLVLATGCAATACARHGLLTGEAKGLVGNSLRGVLNTLGKAAGLNGKMPPILHFGSCVDNSRCAVLASAIADYLDTSIDKLPLVASAAEHVVEKATAIYMGVIALGITTHIGVTPKLGGSPHVVNMLTRGLEDITGSTLIVEIDPEESAKAMIHHIQKKRRDLGI from the coding sequence ATGCAAAAGTGGTTGAAGAAGGAAAAGGAATTACGGAAAAAGGGATTTGCAGATAAGCAGATTGAAGAGACTGTTAGCTTTCTGCGTCAAAAGGGTATCGAAACCGTTTGGGACGTGCAGGCCGCATATGATGCGGGTCTTTTTGGGTTGAAGGATAGGTGTTCCTTTGGAAGCCACGGACTCTGCTGCCGCAACTGTCATCTGGGACCCTGCCGGTTGGACGGCGAAGAGATCCCCCTCCACATGAAATTTGCCGCCCCCGATACAAAACGAAGCTCCTGTGGCAAAACGGCCGATGGTATGGTCGCAGGGATGCTCCTGCAGACCGTAGTAAGCGGCACCAGTGCGCATCTCGGTCACGCGATACACACGGCAAAGACATTCGTGAAGGCAGCGGAGGGTTCCGTAAACTATCCCATAAAGGACGAGGAAAAGCTCCGGACGGTTGCAAAGGGATTGGGAATTAACATACAGGGAAAACAAAGCCTAGAGATCGCGAAGGAGGTTGGGCGAAAGGCCATAGAAGACCTCATCGGGCCAGGCGAAGGACCAATGAATTTTGCACTAGCCCTTGCGCCAAAGAAGATCGATAGACTTGTAAAGGCAGATCTCATACCACAAAAGGGCGCTGCTGAGACCATCGTACAGGGGGTCCATAGTACCGTACAGGGCATGATGAGCAGTACCTACCATCTCCTGATGTCTTGCTTAAAATTTGGTGTGATTGATATGATGTCCCTCTACATTTCTACCCAATTACAGGATATTTTATTCGGCGTTCCCACACCAAAGGAAAGCAAAATTGGAATGGACGTCCTGGATAGGGAAAAAGTAAATATCCTTGTTCACGGCCACGTCCCTGTTCTTTCCGAAATGGTAGTTGCCTGTGCACACAAACTTGAAGGTAAGGCACGGGAGGCAGGTGCAGGGGGAATTAATGTCGTGGGCATCTGCTGTACAGGAAATGAAATACTGGTACGGCATGGAATTCCTATGGCAGGCAGCACAATCATGCAGGAACTTGTTGTGGGGACCGGATTGGTCGACGCCGTGTGCGTAGACGTTCAGTGCGTATACCCTTCCCTTTCAACCATAACCAAAGGGCTTCACACGCGATTGATTACTACTATGCCTGAATTGAGGATGGACAACGACATCTACATTGAATTCACACCTGACAATGCCGATAAAGCAGCCATACAAATCGTTGAAGAGGCTATTGCCGCATTTAAAGCACGCAAATCGGAACGGGCATTCCTGCCAAAATCAAAAGGACACGACCTCTTGAGTGGATTTTCAGCCGAAGCCCTCATGGGTGTACTGGAAAAATTAAATCCCGAAAAGCCTCTAAAACCGCTTGTTGATTTGATTGTCAATGGTTCAATTCAGGGCGTTGCCGTGCTTGCGGGTTGTCTGTCTCCAAAAATCCAGACCGATATGAGCTTTGTTACTATTGCGAAGGAACTCCTCAAAAATAATGTCCTCGTTCTTGCCACCGGATGTGCCGCCACGGCGTGTGCTAGGCACGGTTTGCTGACCGGCGAGGCAAAAGGTCTTGTAGGAAACTCGTTGCGGGGTGTCCTTAATACCCTCGGAAAGGCTGCCGGACTAAACGGTAAAATGCCCCCGATTCTTCATTTCGGTTCATGTGTGGATAATTCGCGTTGTGCTGTACTGGCCTCCGCAATTGCCGATTATCTGGACACCTCCATAGATAAACTGCCCCTGGTGGCAAGTGCCGCAGAACATGTGGTTGAAAAGGCAACCGCTATCTACATGGGAGTAATTGCCCTCGGTATAACGACACATATCGGTGTCACGCCGAAGCTCGGTGGTTCCCCGCATGTGGTCAATATGCTCACCAGAGGGCTGGAAGACATTACCGGCAGCACTTTGATCGTCGAGATTGATCCGGAAGAATCAGCAAAGGCAATGATTCACCATATACAGAAAAAGAGGAGAGATCTCGGAATTTGA
- a CDS encoding radical SAM protein, with protein MQLEKALLFNPPVGLYQRGEDRCQAEVDGGSATSLRPPNDLGYIASMLRQIGVTPVIADYPAEKKQWSHFEEDLKRIQPDFLVMSITTPTIKDDMQAFTIAKSMNPEIFTIAKGAHFSTCNKEDLKETVYHVMDVAIAGEAETIVNNLILAKRNGSDLSKIRGVLLRNHLNQIVRTDPEPFWTDLDKIPFPARDLMKNRLYARPDTGEPQATIQTSRGCPSQCIFCLSPLISGMKLRERSVGNIIAELEECVNKYSIRNFFFRADTFTMNKKAVIELCKEIINRRLDIAWVANSRVNTIDEERLVWMKKAGCWLVAFGIESGNDEIQKKIKKGTTRAQAREAVKLCRKLGIKTYGFYLIGFPWETKEMIMDTLQLAKELRCDFSEIHIAIPYEGTGFYKIAQDFGILTETAVGHNYFSNPAIGTLHVSKDELIRMRAKALRSLYLSPRYIGRTIIHIKSFRELKNYARYGFRLLIHNCLKG; from the coding sequence ATGCAATTAGAAAAGGCGCTCTTGTTTAATCCTCCTGTAGGTCTTTATCAGCGGGGTGAGGATCGGTGTCAGGCCGAGGTTGACGGAGGTAGTGCTACGTCACTGCGTCCACCCAATGATCTTGGGTATATCGCCTCCATGTTAAGGCAGATAGGGGTTACACCTGTTATTGCAGATTATCCCGCCGAAAAAAAACAATGGAGTCACTTTGAAGAGGATTTAAAAAGGATCCAGCCGGACTTTTTGGTAATGAGCATTACCACCCCTACCATCAAAGATGATATGCAGGCATTCACTATTGCCAAGTCAATGAACCCGGAGATCTTTACAATTGCAAAAGGAGCCCACTTTTCTACGTGTAACAAAGAAGATCTTAAAGAAACAGTTTACCATGTCATGGATGTTGCCATCGCCGGCGAGGCCGAAACGATTGTAAACAATCTCATTCTTGCTAAAAGAAACGGATCAGATTTGTCAAAGATCAGGGGGGTTTTATTGAGAAATCATCTGAACCAGATCGTCCGGACTGATCCGGAACCATTCTGGACAGATCTTGATAAAATACCATTTCCCGCAAGAGACTTAATGAAAAATCGTCTTTACGCCCGTCCCGATACGGGTGAACCGCAGGCAACGATCCAGACCTCCCGAGGATGTCCTTCACAATGCATTTTTTGCCTGTCACCCCTTATTTCCGGCATGAAATTACGGGAACGATCAGTAGGAAATATTATTGCAGAACTTGAAGAGTGTGTGAATAAATACAGTATCCGAAACTTTTTTTTCCGTGCCGATACCTTTACTATGAATAAAAAAGCGGTTATTGAATTGTGCAAGGAGATTATTAACCGGAGACTTGACATCGCATGGGTGGCTAACAGCCGCGTCAATACTATCGATGAAGAACGTCTGGTGTGGATGAAAAAGGCGGGGTGCTGGCTGGTGGCATTTGGGATTGAGTCAGGGAATGATGAAATCCAAAAAAAGATCAAAAAAGGGACTACCCGGGCACAGGCACGCGAGGCGGTGAAACTGTGCAGAAAACTGGGGATAAAAACCTATGGTTTTTATTTAATTGGGTTCCCCTGGGAAACAAAAGAGATGATTATGGATACCCTGCAGCTTGCAAAAGAGTTGAGATGTGATTTTTCGGAAATCCATATTGCGATCCCCTATGAGGGGACAGGATTTTATAAGATTGCCCAGGATTTTGGGATATTAACGGAAACAGCCGTGGGGCACAATTATTTCTCCAATCCCGCCATAGGTACCTTGCATGTATCAAAAGACGAACTTATTCGAATGCGTGCAAAAGCTTTACGGTCATTGTATCTTAGCCCGCGTTATATCGGCCGCACCATTATTCACATCAAAAGCTTCCGGGAACTAAAAAACTATGCCAGGTATGGGTTCCGCTTACTTATTCATAATTGCCTTAAAGGTTAA
- a CDS encoding decaprenyl-phosphate phosphoribosyltransferase — protein MLSNFLRAPKYVLLSMRPEQWIKNLFVFTALLFSKNLLNLSKSIEALAGFVIFCLITGSIYLINDLVDLEKDKLHPVKSQRPLASGKLKTNTAVVIIFLLCCIGFFFAFYMDLFFGIIALAYFLLNISYSLYLKNIVIIDVVTIAAGFVLRVLGGAVIISVTASQWLILCTILLALFLGFSKRRHELVLLEDAAANHRNVLKHYSPYFLDQMISVVTASTVICYALYAMSRDTVEKLGTSKLLYTIPFVLYGIFRYLYLVHQKEEGGSPTEIMFTDKPMIINVSLWVITSIIFIYIVH, from the coding sequence ATGCTGAGTAATTTTCTAAGGGCGCCGAAATATGTTCTTTTATCCATGCGGCCTGAGCAGTGGATAAAGAACTTATTCGTTTTTACCGCTTTGCTTTTTTCAAAAAATTTGCTCAATCTTTCAAAAAGCATTGAAGCCCTTGCCGGATTTGTAATTTTTTGTCTGATTACAGGCAGTATATACCTGATTAATGACCTTGTTGATCTGGAAAAAGACAAACTGCACCCTGTTAAATCTCAAAGACCCCTTGCATCTGGAAAGCTAAAAACGAATACCGCGGTTGTGATAATTTTCCTTCTCTGTTGTATCGGATTCTTTTTTGCATTTTACATGGACCTTTTTTTTGGGATTATTGCCCTTGCCTATTTTTTACTCAATATCAGTTACAGTCTTTACCTGAAAAATATCGTAATTATTGATGTTGTTACTATTGCGGCAGGCTTTGTGTTAAGGGTATTAGGTGGGGCGGTCATTATCTCTGTGACCGCATCACAGTGGCTGATCCTCTGTACCATCCTTTTGGCACTTTTCCTTGGTTTTAGTAAGAGAAGACATGAACTCGTCCTGCTGGAAGATGCAGCTGCAAATCACAGAAATGTTCTGAAGCATTATAGCCCTTACTTCCTGGACCAAATGATATCGGTCGTTACAGCCTCTACCGTAATCTGCTACGCCTTATATGCCATGTCAAGAGATACGGTTGAAAAACTTGGTACGTCAAAGCTTCTTTACACGATTCCGTTTGTGCTCTATGGTATTTTTAGATATCTGTATTTGGTACATCAAAAAGAAGAAGGAGGCAGTCCTACAGAGATTATGTTTACCGACAAGCCCATGATTATCAACGTAAGCTTATGGGTCATCACATCAATCATATTTATTTACATCGTGCATTAG
- a CDS encoding TldD/PmbA family protein, protein MNKFEEKVLELALKQTPSVEVLYDEGELRSVSFENNKLKYVNTKSIRGIGLRVIKEGRIGFSSTTDFRKPEKLVANAIESAKFGQTAVFEFPSRNNFPKIAVFDQHVVSYPIHKCVDIGKEAIEKALSVNSSYECSVSIGKGHGMRRLINSKGLDISIASTSFGMGIEILDVKGQSLLWIGEGESSKGLATDLNKHVDKALIGLKLAQKEVKLKTGAYPVVVTAKAMGNLLATFETGCNGKLVQKGASPLTNRLGEKIIDERVSMYDDATIDMADSSYPWDGEGIPSQRTPLFERGVLKNYLFDLQTAGIMKAKSTGNGGRSFSSQPSPGNSNVTVEPGNMSFGAMIKDVKYGVLVDQVLGGGQSNILAGEFSVNIDLGYLIENGEIVGRVKDCMIAGNVFEVFNNIVAIGDKAEWHGSTKVPPFYFRAMNIAGNAE, encoded by the coding sequence ATGAATAAATTTGAAGAAAAAGTCTTGGAACTAGCTTTAAAACAGACTCCCTCCGTAGAGGTTCTTTACGACGAAGGTGAGTTACGGTCGGTGAGTTTTGAAAATAATAAATTAAAATATGTAAATACAAAATCTATCCGTGGAATTGGACTCCGTGTAATTAAAGAGGGGAGAATTGGGTTCTCCAGTACCACCGATTTCAGGAAACCTGAGAAACTGGTTGCCAATGCCATAGAGAGCGCAAAATTTGGCCAGACTGCCGTCTTCGAATTTCCTTCCCGGAATAATTTTCCAAAGATAGCTGTCTTTGACCAACATGTTGTAAGCTATCCTATTCACAAGTGTGTAGACATTGGGAAAGAGGCTATAGAGAAGGCATTGTCGGTAAATTCCAGCTATGAATGTAGTGTCAGTATTGGAAAAGGACACGGGATGCGAAGACTTATCAATTCAAAAGGACTGGATATTTCCATTGCTTCCACATCATTTGGCATGGGTATCGAGATACTGGATGTGAAAGGGCAAAGTTTGCTCTGGATTGGGGAAGGGGAAAGTTCTAAAGGTCTTGCTACTGACCTCAATAAACACGTTGATAAGGCTCTGATCGGATTAAAACTAGCACAAAAGGAAGTGAAATTAAAAACGGGCGCTTATCCTGTGGTGGTTACAGCAAAGGCTATGGGGAACTTGCTTGCAACCTTCGAAACAGGCTGCAACGGAAAGTTAGTACAAAAAGGCGCCTCACCTCTTACCAACAGATTGGGTGAAAAGATTATCGATGAGCGGGTCAGCATGTATGATGATGCAACGATTGATATGGCCGATTCCAGCTATCCGTGGGATGGGGAAGGTATACCATCGCAGCGTACACCATTATTCGAAAGAGGTGTTTTAAAAAATTATCTCTTTGACTTGCAAACGGCTGGAATAATGAAAGCAAAGTCCACCGGAAACGGCGGTAGAAGTTTTTCTTCACAGCCGTCGCCTGGCAATTCAAATGTTACTGTTGAACCTGGTAACATGTCATTCGGGGCGATGATAAAAGACGTTAAATACGGTGTGCTGGTGGATCAGGTGCTTGGAGGCGGCCAGAGCAATATCCTTGCGGGTGAATTTTCCGTTAATATCGACCTCGGATATCTTATTGAGAATGGGGAAATTGTAGGCAGGGTTAAAGATTGTATGATAGCGGGAAATGTCTTTGAGGTATTTAATAACATTGTAGCGATTGGCGATAAGGCTGAATGGCACGGTTCAACAAAAGTACCTCCCTTTTACTTTAGGGCAATGAATATTGCTGGAAATGCTGAGTAA
- a CDS encoding PilT/PilU family type 4a pilus ATPase, translated as MEIKELLQEMVRADASDVYITVDLPPMYRREGTNFPFGAKKLTAEDTRVLAEKCMNEKQRKDFYEKMEMNLALYYPELGRFRVNIFFQQRNIGIVIRQIKINIQTIDDLVLPQIFKDIAMTKRGLVLVVGATGSGKSTTLAAMIDYRNTNNSGHIITVEDPVEFVHRHKKSVITQREVGIDTLSFGDALKNTLRQAPDVILVGEIRDTETMESAITFAETGHLCLGTLHANNANQAIERVINFFPPERHEQIYLLLSLNLRAVVSQRLVPAKGGKRVASFEILLDTPRVKDLIFKKQVELLKETMSRGTQEGMLTFDQSLFTLYKEGKINYENAIAYADSANDLRLRIKAEGICEGKEDKTTSFKLMQ; from the coding sequence ATGGAAATAAAAGAACTTTTGCAAGAAATGGTTCGGGCGGATGCCTCGGATGTTTATATTACCGTGGATCTTCCTCCCATGTATCGCAGAGAGGGTACTAACTTCCCTTTTGGCGCAAAGAAGCTAACCGCCGAAGATACTCGTGTGCTTGCGGAAAAGTGCATGAATGAGAAGCAGAGAAAAGATTTTTATGAAAAGATGGAAATGAACCTTGCCCTGTATTATCCGGAACTGGGTCGTTTTCGTGTAAATATCTTCTTCCAGCAAAGGAATATCGGCATTGTTATCCGACAGATAAAAATCAATATCCAAACCATCGATGACTTAGTCCTTCCTCAGATTTTTAAGGATATAGCGATGACAAAAAGAGGGTTGGTGCTCGTCGTAGGCGCAACAGGTTCCGGGAAATCAACCACCCTGGCGGCAATGATTGATTACAGAAACACCAATAACTCAGGGCATATCATTACGGTAGAAGATCCCGTTGAGTTTGTGCACCGGCACAAGAAATCCGTTATTACACAAAGGGAGGTTGGCATAGACACGTTGTCGTTTGGTGATGCGCTGAAAAATACCCTGCGCCAGGCCCCCGATGTCATCCTCGTTGGTGAAATCCGTGATACGGAAACTATGGAATCGGCCATCACGTTTGCTGAGACAGGACATCTCTGCCTGGGAACGCTCCATGCCAACAATGCTAATCAGGCAATAGAGCGAGTCATAAATTTTTTTCCCCCGGAACGCCACGAACAGATCTATTTGCTGCTTTCGCTTAACCTGCGTGCTGTTGTTTCCCAAAGGTTGGTACCGGCGAAAGGCGGGAAACGAGTTGCATCTTTCGAAATATTGCTGGATACACCCAGGGTCAAAGATCTTATATTTAAGAAACAGGTTGAATTGTTAAAAGAAACGATGTCAAGGGGAACGCAGGAAGGCATGTTAACCTTTGATCAATCATTGTTCACCCTTTACAAAGAAGGCAAGATTAACTACGAAAATGCCATTGCATATGCTGATAGCGCCAATGATCTGCGTTTGCGTATAAAGGCAGAGGGAATATGCGAAGGGAAAGAAGATAAAACTACAAGTTTTAAATTAATGCAGTGA
- a CDS encoding type IV pilus twitching motility protein PilT, whose protein sequence is MEILELLAFAKKENASDIHISSGEPPMIRIHGDIRKIDVPPLNKEEVHKILYDILNDQQRKTYEEHHELDFAIALGDAGRFRVNAFLQSRGESVVFRTIPTAIPTLEQLNMPKIVGELTKKNKGLILVTGPTGCGKSTTLAAMVDLINREEKCHILTIEDPIEFVHQSKNSLINQRELGPHTHSFANALRSALREDPDVILVGEMRDLETISLALTAAETGHLVFGTLHTSSAPKTVDRVIDVFPPEQQAQVRTMFSESIQAVLTQQLIKRKDGKGRVAALEIMIGTSAVRNLIRENKIAQIPSSLQTGRQYGMQTMDQAMVELCQKDLVAREAIEGLVSSPTVLSGLK, encoded by the coding sequence ATGGAAATCTTAGAACTTCTTGCGTTCGCTAAAAAAGAAAATGCCTCGGATATCCATATAAGTTCCGGGGAACCTCCCATGATCCGCATTCATGGTGATATCAGGAAGATTGACGTTCCGCCGTTGAATAAGGAAGAAGTGCATAAGATACTTTATGATATTCTCAACGATCAGCAACGGAAAACGTACGAGGAACATCACGAGTTGGATTTTGCCATTGCATTGGGTGATGCCGGGCGGTTTAGGGTAAATGCATTCCTGCAAAGCAGGGGTGAGTCTGTCGTATTCAGGACGATACCAACGGCCATTCCAACCCTGGAACAGCTTAATATGCCAAAGATTGTAGGCGAGCTAACGAAAAAAAATAAGGGACTTATACTTGTGACGGGCCCTACGGGATGTGGCAAATCAACTACACTGGCTGCGATGGTTGACCTTATCAACCGTGAAGAAAAATGTCATATCCTTACGATTGAGGATCCCATTGAATTTGTACATCAGTCTAAAAATAGCCTTATTAACCAAAGGGAGTTAGGGCCGCATACCCACAGTTTTGCTAACGCCTTGAGGTCGGCCTTGCGTGAGGACCCTGATGTTATCCTTGTGGGTGAAATGAGGGACCTGGAAACCATTTCTCTGGCGCTTACTGCAGCCGAGACAGGTCACCTGGTTTTCGGTACGTTACATACATCCAGCGCACCCAAGACTGTTGACAGGGTGATTGACGTGTTTCCACCAGAACAACAGGCACAAGTGCGCACGATGTTTTCTGAATCTATTCAAGCCGTACTTACTCAGCAACTCATAAAGCGAAAAGACGGGAAAGGGCGTGTTGCGGCACTGGAGATCATGATTGGTACTTCGGCAGTAAGAAATCTCATCAGGGAAAACAAGATTGCGCAGATTCCATCATCACTGCAAACAGGCAGGCAATATGGTATGCAGACCATGGATCAGGCCATGGTCGAACTCTGCCAGAAGGATTTGGTTGCCAGAGAGGCAATCGAAGGTCTGGTGAGCAGTCCAACTGTTTTGAGCGGTCTTAAATAA